A genomic region of Streptosporangium lutulentum contains the following coding sequences:
- a CDS encoding Bax inhibitor-1/YccA family protein translates to MESKNPIFSRQSKGGQAWGTPTPTAEQLQGMYNSPSYAPPAQRTMTIDDVVVRGFITLGTLAVSAAAAWVLNLGTVALLIGVVVGLVLGLIVSFKQSTNPVLILGYAVAYGVAIGVISHMYNNLYNGIVFQAVVGTALAFAAMLTVYALRIIRVTPKFTKFVVAAGLGLMGLMLVNLVAGYFIEDGIGIRSGGALSYVFSIAVILIGCFFLLLDFDEVERGVKSGAPEKYSWLMAFGLTVTLVWIYLEILRLLSYLRE, encoded by the coding sequence ATGGAGAGTAAGAACCCCATTTTCAGTCGGCAGTCCAAGGGCGGTCAGGCCTGGGGGACGCCGACTCCGACAGCTGAACAGCTTCAGGGCATGTACAACTCGCCGTCGTACGCGCCCCCCGCGCAGCGGACGATGACGATCGACGACGTGGTCGTGCGTGGCTTCATCACACTGGGCACGCTGGCCGTCTCGGCGGCGGCGGCCTGGGTCCTCAACCTCGGCACGGTCGCGCTGTTGATCGGTGTGGTCGTCGGCCTGGTGCTCGGGCTGATCGTCTCGTTCAAGCAGAGCACGAACCCGGTGCTCATCCTCGGCTACGCGGTCGCCTATGGCGTTGCCATCGGCGTGATCAGCCACATGTACAACAACCTGTACAACGGCATCGTCTTCCAGGCGGTGGTCGGCACGGCTCTCGCCTTCGCCGCCATGCTGACCGTGTACGCACTGCGCATCATCCGCGTCACGCCGAAGTTCACCAAGTTCGTCGTGGCCGCGGGTCTGGGCCTCATGGGCCTCATGCTCGTCAACCTGGTCGCCGGATACTTCATCGAGGACGGCATCGGCATCCGGTCGGGTGGCGCGCTGTCCTACGTGTTCAGCATCGCCGTGATCCTGATCGGCTGCTTCTTCCTGCTGCTCGACTTCGACGAGGTGGAGCGCGGGGTGAAGTCCGGCGCCCCGGAGAAGTATTCCTGGCTGATGGCCTTCGGCCTGACGGTCACCCTGGTCTGGATTTACCTGGAGATCCTGCGTCTGCTGAGCTACCTCCGCGAGTAG
- a CDS encoding DUF4287 domain-containing protein yields MSLNHSLETQSKLIARVSVITGRALPEWFQAIDNGPAFLRCDERANWLADEHGLTHGYAAAIVQEHERRRRTR; encoded by the coding sequence ATGTCGTTGAACCACTCACTGGAGACGCAGAGCAAGTTGATCGCAAGGGTCTCTGTCATCACAGGACGCGCACTCCCAGAGTGGTTTCAAGCTATCGACAACGGCCCGGCTTTCCTTCGTTGTGACGAGCGCGCCAACTGGCTCGCCGATGAGCACGGGCTGACCCACGGCTATGCCGCCGCGATCGTGCAGGAGCACGAGCGGCGTCGCCGTACCCGCTGA
- a CDS encoding PPOX class F420-dependent oxidoreductase, producing the protein MDPNEARDFIRDNHRAVMLTSHADGRPQMSPVTVGLDAEGNAIVSTRETAAKVRNLRADPRVALCVTSDAFFGPWIQIEGTAEIVSLPEAMDLLVNYYRDISGEHPDWDDYRAAMERERRVILRIGITRAGPDVHG; encoded by the coding sequence ATGGATCCCAATGAGGCACGTGATTTCATTCGTGACAACCACCGGGCGGTGATGCTGACCTCGCACGCCGACGGGCGACCACAGATGTCGCCGGTCACCGTAGGGCTGGACGCCGAGGGGAACGCGATCGTCAGCACCAGGGAGACCGCCGCGAAGGTCCGCAACCTCCGGGCCGACCCCCGGGTGGCGCTCTGCGTGACGAGCGACGCCTTCTTCGGGCCGTGGATCCAGATCGAGGGCACCGCGGAGATCGTTTCACTGCCCGAGGCGATGGACCTCCTGGTGAACTACTACCGCGACATCTCCGGCGAGCATCCGGACTGGGACGACTACCGGGCGGCCATGGAGCGGGAACGGCGGGTGATCCTGAGGATCGGGATCACCCGCGCGGGCCCTGATGTTCACGGCTGA
- a CDS encoding acetyl-CoA C-acetyltransferase — translation MPEAVIVATARSPIGRAFKGSLKDIRPDDLTVQMIQAALAKVPQLDPSTIDDLMLGCGLPGGEQGFNMGRVVATLLGLDTVPGTTVTRYCSSSLQTTRMALHAIKAGEGDVFVSAGVECVSRFAKGSSDSMPDTQNGLFHDAHDRSARTAAGGGGVWHDPREDGELPDVYIAMGQTAENLAGLKGVSRQEQDEFGVRSQNLAEKAIANGFWEKDITPVTLPDGTVVSKDDGPRAGTTYEAVSQLKPVFRPDGTVTAGNCCPLNDGAAAVIVMSDTRAAELGITPLARIVSTGVTGLSPEIMGLGPVEASKQALARAGMSIGDVDLVEINEAFAAQVIPSYQDLGIDLDRLNVNGGAIAVGHPFGMTGARITSTLINSLAFRDKSIGLETMCVGGGQGMAMVLERLS, via the coding sequence ATGCCCGAGGCAGTCATCGTCGCAACCGCGCGCTCGCCGATCGGACGCGCCTTCAAGGGGTCCCTCAAGGACATCCGCCCCGACGACCTGACCGTACAGATGATCCAGGCCGCGCTGGCCAAGGTTCCCCAGCTTGACCCGAGCACCATCGACGACCTGATGCTGGGCTGCGGCCTGCCGGGCGGCGAGCAGGGCTTCAACATGGGCCGCGTGGTCGCCACCCTGCTCGGCCTGGACACCGTTCCCGGAACGACCGTGACCCGCTACTGCTCGTCATCCCTGCAGACCACCCGGATGGCCCTGCACGCGATCAAGGCGGGCGAGGGCGACGTGTTCGTCTCGGCGGGCGTGGAGTGCGTCTCCCGGTTCGCCAAGGGAAGCTCGGATTCGATGCCGGACACCCAGAACGGGCTGTTCCACGACGCGCACGACCGTTCGGCCAGGACCGCCGCGGGCGGCGGCGGGGTCTGGCACGACCCGCGCGAGGACGGCGAGCTGCCCGACGTCTACATCGCGATGGGCCAGACGGCCGAGAACCTCGCCGGGTTGAAGGGCGTGTCCCGCCAGGAGCAGGACGAGTTCGGCGTCCGTTCCCAGAACCTGGCGGAGAAGGCCATCGCCAACGGCTTCTGGGAGAAGGACATCACCCCGGTGACCCTGCCCGACGGGACCGTGGTCAGCAAGGACGACGGCCCCCGGGCCGGCACCACCTACGAGGCGGTCTCCCAGCTCAAGCCGGTCTTCCGCCCGGACGGCACGGTCACCGCCGGCAACTGCTGCCCGCTGAACGACGGCGCCGCCGCGGTGATCGTGATGAGCGACACCAGGGCCGCCGAACTCGGCATCACCCCGCTCGCCCGGATCGTCTCCACCGGCGTGACCGGGCTGTCCCCCGAGATCATGGGCCTGGGCCCGGTCGAGGCCTCCAAGCAGGCCCTGGCCCGGGCGGGCATGTCCATCGGCGACGTGGACCTCGTTGAGATCAACGAGGCCTTCGCCGCCCAGGTCATCCCGTCCTACCAGGACCTCGGCATCGACCTCGACCGGCTCAACGTCAACGGCGGGGCCATCGCGGTGGGCCACCCCTTCGGCATGACCGGCGCCCGGATCACCTCCACGCTGATCAACAGCCTCGCCTTCCGCGACAAGTCGATCGGCCTGGAGACCATGTGCGTGGGCGGCGGCCAGGGCATGGCCATGGTCCTGGAGCGCCTCAGCTGA
- a CDS encoding outer membrane protein assembly factor BamB family protein, giving the protein MIRPHAKPALVLAGVLTLAGCSGSEAATPVAHPTWHNTEMNVVSRTTSAGGVATTTSMKPDGTLETVAVDLASGRKLWAHPATMAGRLPGMGVPAPAIVETGAGQAVTVAVGPAKQGRWKATLVGLDAKTGTRRWTRPVHSTFGPQRCGSFVCVSENTALATARVVVLNPVTGKVMWKLPGIAEVEWSDASRVVLLRLAQHPVLESYDLKTGKVGWQLPIERALGMGVDMSGGWSFGATTGNLVGYVAPYTNPKTKKVSAFGMFSAKLSDGTVNWIRPSVVRVYPSGSPGFAPVVRPVDQQGQYGGFARLDAGNGRVLGQIPVAQVPSSGWWLSFPTRMEKLGFLRHGKPGNAFDMPTGQAVEVKDERGWSFCATDPKPLPLKNQNPGFYSVASLCEFKLADGTRVAGSGVPPVWFTGSQNGWRTWRDEKGGLRAIRDGSGDTPGMYG; this is encoded by the coding sequence GTGATCCGGCCCCACGCGAAACCGGCTCTGGTGCTCGCCGGAGTCCTGACCCTGGCCGGCTGTTCCGGCAGTGAAGCGGCCACCCCGGTCGCCCATCCCACCTGGCACAACACCGAGATGAACGTCGTCAGCCGCACCACCTCCGCCGGTGGTGTCGCCACGACGACCTCAATGAAACCCGACGGCACCCTGGAGACGGTGGCCGTCGACCTCGCCTCGGGCAGGAAACTGTGGGCCCATCCCGCGACCATGGCGGGCCGTCTGCCGGGGATGGGGGTGCCCGCTCCGGCGATCGTCGAGACCGGCGCGGGCCAGGCCGTCACGGTGGCGGTCGGCCCCGCGAAACAGGGCCGCTGGAAGGCCACGCTCGTCGGCCTCGACGCCAAGACGGGGACCCGCAGGTGGACCCGCCCGGTGCACTCCACGTTCGGCCCCCAAAGGTGCGGGTCGTTCGTGTGCGTGTCGGAGAACACCGCGCTCGCCACGGCCCGGGTCGTCGTGCTCAATCCGGTCACCGGCAAGGTGATGTGGAAACTACCCGGGATCGCCGAGGTCGAGTGGTCCGATGCCTCCCGGGTGGTGCTCCTCCGGCTCGCCCAGCACCCCGTCCTGGAGTCGTACGACCTGAAGACGGGGAAGGTCGGCTGGCAGCTCCCCATCGAGCGGGCACTCGGCATGGGGGTGGACATGTCGGGCGGCTGGTCGTTCGGCGCGACGACCGGCAACCTCGTCGGCTACGTCGCCCCTTATACCAACCCCAAGACGAAGAAGGTCTCCGCCTTCGGCATGTTCTCCGCCAAGCTCTCCGACGGCACGGTCAACTGGATCCGTCCCTCGGTGGTGCGCGTCTATCCCAGCGGCAGCCCTGGCTTCGCGCCGGTGGTCCGCCCGGTCGACCAGCAGGGCCAGTACGGCGGATTCGCCCGGCTGGACGCCGGGAACGGCCGGGTCCTCGGCCAGATCCCGGTGGCCCAGGTTCCCAGCTCGGGGTGGTGGCTGTCCTTCCCGACCCGGATGGAGAAACTCGGTTTCCTGCGGCACGGCAAGCCGGGCAACGCCTTCGACATGCCCACCGGCCAGGCCGTCGAGGTCAAGGACGAGCGCGGCTGGTCCTTCTGCGCCACCGACCCCAAGCCTCTGCCGCTCAAGAACCAGAACCCGGGCTTCTACTCGGTGGCCTCGCTGTGCGAGTTCAAACTGGCCGACGGCACGCGGGTGGCCGGCTCGGGCGTCCCGCCCGTCTGGTTCACCGGCAGCCAGAACGGCTGGCGGACATGGCGTGACGAGAAGGGCGGCCTGCGCGCGATCAGGGACGGCTCCGGCGACACTCCCGGCATGTACGGCTGA
- a CDS encoding SGNH/GDSL hydrolase family protein: protein MIWTPGVARAARRIAAAAAVGGGGLTALSAATYGLLFAEGVLARRIVGRPHGMEGPPSDGVYGSFDGEPIRMVMLGDSLSVGLGTTEPAETPGVLIASGLAIIAERPVLLTVAGKSGAISAELGDQVDQALKGRPEIAVVFIGANDVTTQTMPARAVRHLQKAVWRLREAGAEVIVGTCPDLGTVRPIAQPLRWVTRRWSRQLAAAQTVAVVEAGGRTVAFADLLGPEFDTNPTEMFGLDRFHPSAKGYQQVAYAVLPSVCTALELWPEPQPRRSESIYLAAAMAAEEPGAEVSATRVAGRATGAHGRWATLLRRRPVVMPDDA, encoded by the coding sequence GTGATCTGGACTCCCGGGGTTGCGCGCGCGGCACGGCGCATCGCCGCCGCCGCGGCCGTGGGCGGCGGCGGACTCACCGCACTGAGCGCGGCCACCTATGGGTTGCTGTTCGCCGAGGGCGTGCTGGCCCGTCGCATCGTCGGCCGGCCACACGGCATGGAGGGACCCCCGTCGGACGGGGTCTACGGGAGTTTCGACGGCGAGCCGATCCGGATGGTCATGCTCGGCGACTCCCTCTCCGTGGGGCTGGGCACCACGGAGCCGGCCGAGACCCCGGGCGTGCTGATCGCCTCCGGCCTGGCGATCATCGCCGAGCGGCCGGTACTGCTGACCGTGGCCGGCAAGTCGGGGGCGATCTCCGCCGAGCTCGGCGACCAGGTGGATCAGGCGCTCAAGGGCCGGCCCGAGATCGCGGTCGTCTTCATCGGCGCCAACGACGTCACCACGCAGACGATGCCCGCGCGGGCCGTACGGCACCTGCAGAAGGCGGTGTGGCGACTGCGGGAGGCGGGGGCCGAGGTGATCGTGGGGACCTGTCCCGACCTGGGCACGGTCCGGCCGATCGCGCAGCCGCTGCGCTGGGTGACCCGGCGCTGGAGCCGCCAGCTGGCCGCGGCGCAGACCGTCGCCGTGGTCGAGGCGGGTGGGCGGACGGTGGCCTTCGCGGACCTGCTGGGCCCGGAATTCGACACAAACCCCACCGAGATGTTTGGACTTGATCGTTTCCACCCATCTGCCAAAGGCTATCAACAGGTTGCTTACGCAGTGCTACCTTCTGTATGCACTGCGCTGGAACTGTGGCCCGAGCCCCAGCCTCGGCGCAGTGAGTCGATCTACCTCGCGGCAGCCATGGCCGCGGAGGAACCCGGGGCCGAGGTCTCCGCAACCCGCGTCGCCGGTCGAGCAACCGGCGCCCATGGACGATGGGCGACCCTGCTTCGCCGGAGGCCTGTGGTGATGCCTGACGACGCCTGA
- a CDS encoding cystathionine beta-synthase, whose amino-acid sequence MRVYDSLVELMGNTPLVRLQKVTAGVPAQVLAKVEYFNPGGSVKDRIAVRMIDAAEKSGALRPGGTIVEPTSGNTGVGLAIVAQQRGYKCLFVVPDKVAQDKVAVLRAYGAEVVVCPTAVSPDHPDSYYSVSDRLARETPNAWKPDQYSNPNNPDSHYHSTGPEIWEQTEGRITHFVAGVGTGGTISGVGRYLKEVSGGRVKIIGADPEGSVYSGGTGRPYLVEGVGEDIWPATYDTTICDEIIAVSDKDSFGMTRRLAREEALLVGGSCGMATVAALRVAKQAGPDAVVVVLLPDGGRGYLSKIFNDEWMADYGFLTTSTDEGLVKDVLSRKGSGLPEFVHTHPHESVEVAISIMREYGVSQLPVMKEEPPVMAAEVVGSILERDLLDALYRGRVRPTDPLAEHMSQPLPTIGAGEPVATAVEALEKADAAVVLDDGKPVGLVTRQDLLAFLVNH is encoded by the coding sequence GTGCGCGTATATGACTCGCTGGTCGAGCTGATGGGCAACACCCCTCTTGTTCGACTTCAGAAGGTTACGGCAGGGGTGCCGGCCCAGGTGCTGGCCAAGGTCGAGTACTTCAATCCGGGCGGTTCGGTGAAGGACCGGATCGCGGTGCGCATGATCGATGCGGCAGAGAAGTCGGGCGCGCTGCGTCCGGGGGGCACCATCGTGGAGCCCACCTCGGGAAACACCGGCGTGGGCCTGGCGATCGTGGCTCAGCAGCGCGGTTACAAATGCCTGTTCGTGGTGCCGGACAAGGTGGCCCAGGACAAGGTCGCGGTGCTCCGGGCCTACGGGGCCGAGGTCGTGGTCTGCCCGACGGCCGTCTCGCCCGACCACCCTGACTCCTATTACTCCGTCTCCGACCGGCTGGCCAGGGAGACGCCGAACGCCTGGAAGCCTGACCAGTACTCCAACCCGAACAACCCGGACAGCCACTACCACTCCACCGGTCCGGAGATCTGGGAGCAGACCGAGGGGCGGATCACCCACTTCGTGGCGGGTGTCGGCACCGGCGGCACGATCAGCGGCGTCGGACGCTACCTCAAGGAGGTCTCCGGCGGCCGGGTGAAGATCATCGGGGCCGACCCGGAGGGCTCGGTCTACTCCGGCGGCACCGGCCGGCCGTACCTGGTGGAGGGCGTCGGCGAGGACATCTGGCCGGCCACGTACGACACCACGATCTGCGATGAGATCATCGCGGTCTCCGACAAGGACTCCTTCGGGATGACCCGCCGCCTGGCCCGCGAGGAGGCCCTGCTCGTGGGCGGTTCCTGCGGCATGGCCACGGTCGCGGCACTGCGCGTGGCCAAGCAGGCCGGTCCCGACGCCGTGGTGGTCGTGCTGCTGCCGGACGGCGGCCGGGGATACCTGTCGAAGATCTTCAATGACGAGTGGATGGCCGACTACGGCTTCCTGACCACGTCCACCGACGAGGGACTGGTCAAGGACGTGCTGAGCCGCAAGGGTTCCGGACTGCCGGAGTTCGTGCACACCCACCCGCACGAGTCGGTGGAGGTGGCGATCTCCATCATGCGTGAGTACGGCGTGTCGCAGCTTCCGGTGATGAAGGAGGAGCCGCCGGTGATGGCCGCCGAGGTGGTCGGCTCGATCCTGGAGCGCGACCTGCTCGACGCCCTCTACCGCGGCCGGGTGCGGCCGACCGATCCGCTGGCCGAGCACATGTCCCAGCCGTTGCCGACGATCGGCGCGGGCGAGCCGGTCGCCACCGCGGTCGAGGCGCTGGAGAAGGCCGACGCCGCGGTCGTTCTCGACGACGGCAAGCCCGTCGGCCTGGTCACCCGCCAGGACCTGCTGGCCTTCCTGGTCAACCACTAG
- a CDS encoding sensor histidine kinase — MGKTHRLVRWVQRLSEIAMIGWLLLLLLIDLLSAVSGSEMTWLNLVCGVVGVLAVMTRRTRRVQGFAVLLVFSFTSTAIVGTVGVASTPGLAETGSLLILTVGGLHWIEPIRRGALFSLASVVALEASAGRLLSGGQSLAFGFFIFVVWSVAAGIGAYLRFQLERRKEAVHSVRRAERLELARELHDLVAHHITGIVVQAQAAKVVAEQRPEAVVPSLEAIANAGSEALTSMRRLVSVLRAEDEAARSPGSTFMDMRTMVERFSADGPKVAFDIGSGLADDTLPPEVMTTIHRVLQESLTNVRRHAPGTDWVEADLRLTDGSDMRAWAESVRVNDKQESRGQRGSPAITGTVRLRVRNHGSASDIRVSRLGGGFGLVGMAERVEALGGRLIAGPIPPGAWEVTAEFPLKDP; from the coding sequence GTGGGGAAAACGCATCGGCTCGTCCGCTGGGTCCAGAGGCTCAGCGAGATCGCGATGATCGGCTGGCTCCTGCTGCTGCTCCTGATCGACCTGCTGTCGGCGGTGAGCGGCTCCGAAATGACATGGCTGAACCTGGTGTGCGGCGTCGTCGGCGTTCTGGCCGTGATGACCCGCCGGACCCGGAGGGTCCAGGGGTTCGCCGTCCTGCTCGTGTTCTCCTTCACCTCCACCGCGATCGTCGGGACCGTCGGCGTCGCCTCCACGCCGGGCCTGGCCGAGACGGGGTCGCTGCTGATCCTCACCGTCGGCGGGCTGCACTGGATCGAACCGATCAGGCGGGGCGCGCTGTTCTCCCTGGCGTCGGTGGTCGCGCTGGAGGCCTCCGCGGGACGCCTGCTCTCGGGCGGCCAGTCCCTGGCCTTCGGTTTTTTCATCTTCGTCGTCTGGTCCGTCGCCGCCGGGATCGGCGCCTACCTCCGCTTCCAGCTGGAGCGCCGTAAGGAGGCCGTGCACTCGGTACGGCGCGCCGAACGCCTGGAGCTCGCCAGGGAGCTGCACGACCTGGTCGCCCACCACATCACCGGGATCGTGGTCCAGGCCCAGGCGGCCAAGGTCGTCGCCGAGCAGAGACCGGAGGCCGTGGTCCCCTCCCTGGAGGCGATCGCCAACGCCGGATCCGAGGCGCTCACCTCCATGCGCCGCCTGGTCAGCGTGCTGCGAGCGGAGGACGAGGCCGCCCGCTCCCCCGGCAGCACGTTCATGGACATGCGCACGATGGTGGAGCGCTTCTCCGCGGACGGCCCCAAGGTCGCCTTCGACATCGGCTCGGGCCTCGCCGACGACACCCTGCCTCCGGAGGTGATGACCACCATCCACCGGGTCCTGCAGGAGTCGCTCACCAATGTCCGCCGGCACGCCCCCGGCACCGACTGGGTCGAGGCGGACCTGAGGCTGACGGACGGCTCGGACATGCGGGCCTGGGCCGAAAGCGTGCGGGTGAACGACAAGCAGGAGTCACGTGGCCAGCGAGGCTCCCCGGCGATCACGGGCACGGTGCGGCTGCGGGTGCGCAACCACGGGTCGGCGTCCGACATCAGGGTCTCGCGCCTGGGGGGCGGTTTCGGCCTGGTGGGCATGGCCGAGCGCGTGGAAGCGCTCGGCGGCCGCCTCATCGCCGGCCCCATCCCCCCGGGAGCCTGGGAGGTGACGGCGGAGTTCCCGCTCAAGGACCCCTAG
- a CDS encoding cystathionine gamma-synthase: protein MSEGFETLAIHAGQEPDPHTGAVVPPIYAVSTYKQDGVGGLRSGYEYSRSANPTRTGLEEALAAVEGGSRGLAFASGLAAEDAVLRTICKPGDHAIIPNDAYGGTYRLFSKVHERWGLHYDPAPLGDLRAVAAAMTQKTRVVWVETPTNPLLGIADIAALAELAHDNGALLVVDNTFASPYLQQPLALGADIVVHSTTKYVGGHSDVVGGALVVRDAGLGQELAFHQNAMGAVAGPFDAWLTLRGLKTLGVRMDRHCDNAERVVDLLLAHPRVTSVLYPGLAEHPGHEVAAKQMRRFGGMVSFRVAGGEAEAVELCNRTRLFTLAESLGGVESLIEHPGRMTHASAAGSPLEVPGDLVRLSVGIETIDDLLADLSQALG, encoded by the coding sequence ATGAGTGAAGGATTCGAGACATTGGCCATTCACGCAGGTCAGGAGCCTGACCCCCACACCGGGGCCGTCGTTCCTCCGATCTACGCGGTCTCCACATACAAGCAGGACGGCGTAGGCGGACTGCGCTCCGGATATGAGTACAGCCGGTCGGCCAACCCGACCAGGACCGGGCTGGAGGAGGCCCTCGCCGCCGTCGAGGGCGGCAGCCGCGGATTGGCCTTCGCCTCGGGGCTGGCGGCCGAGGACGCCGTGCTTCGCACGATCTGCAAGCCCGGCGACCACGCCATCATCCCGAATGACGCCTACGGGGGCACCTACCGGTTGTTCTCCAAGGTCCACGAGCGCTGGGGCCTGCACTACGACCCGGCCCCGCTCGGCGACCTGCGCGCGGTGGCGGCTGCCATGACCCAGAAGACCAGGGTCGTGTGGGTGGAGACCCCCACGAATCCGCTGCTCGGCATCGCCGACATCGCGGCGCTGGCCGAGCTCGCGCACGACAACGGCGCGCTGCTGGTGGTGGACAACACGTTCGCCTCGCCGTACCTCCAGCAGCCTCTGGCCCTGGGTGCGGACATCGTGGTGCACTCCACCACCAAATATGTGGGCGGTCACTCCGACGTGGTCGGCGGGGCGCTCGTCGTCCGCGACGCCGGTCTCGGCCAGGAGCTCGCCTTCCACCAGAACGCGATGGGCGCGGTGGCCGGGCCGTTCGACGCCTGGCTGACGCTGCGGGGTCTCAAGACGCTCGGGGTGCGGATGGACCGCCACTGTGACAACGCCGAGCGGGTCGTGGACCTGTTGCTCGCCCACCCCAGGGTGACCTCGGTGCTCTACCCGGGACTGGCCGAGCACCCCGGACACGAAGTGGCCGCCAAGCAGATGAGGCGCTTCGGCGGCATGGTCTCCTTCCGGGTCGCGGGCGGAGAGGCGGAGGCGGTCGAGCTCTGCAACCGGACCAGGCTGTTCACGCTGGCCGAGTCGCTCGGCGGGGTGGAGTCGCTGATCGAGCACCCCGGCCGGATGACCCACGCGTCCGCGGCGGGCTCGCCGCTGGAGGTGCCCGGCGATCTGGTCCGCCTGTCGGTCGGCATCGAGACGATCGACGATCTGCTCGCCGACCTCAGCCAGGCGCTGGGCTAG
- a CDS encoding DUF6292 family protein translates to MAVRHVEPYTEEWRQQPAFYVSRVVEALGDEVRDWWQGPCDPRTVTILLAGDDALVWDEESGWRRGRYVAGDRDTLTVLADARYLGGGLLLRPERLPSAVVDARAGVGNSTAWRPCYRSYRHYRDGFDLALNGYVAYAGA, encoded by the coding sequence GTGGCTGTGAGACATGTGGAGCCGTACACCGAGGAGTGGCGACAGCAGCCGGCCTTCTACGTGAGCCGCGTCGTCGAGGCGCTGGGCGACGAGGTCCGCGACTGGTGGCAGGGCCCCTGTGACCCGCGCACCGTCACGATCCTGCTGGCCGGCGACGACGCGCTGGTGTGGGACGAGGAGAGCGGCTGGCGCCGTGGCCGCTACGTGGCCGGCGACCGTGACACCCTCACGGTCCTCGCCGACGCCCGTTACCTCGGAGGCGGTCTGCTGCTCCGGCCCGAGCGCCTCCCCTCCGCCGTCGTCGACGCCCGCGCGGGTGTCGGCAACAGCACGGCGTGGCGGCCCTGCTACCGGTCGTACCGGCACTACCGCGACGGCTTCGACCTCGCACTCAACGGCTACGTCGCCTACGCCGGCGCCTGA